A stretch of the Bacillus sp. FJAT-18017 genome encodes the following:
- the miaB gene encoding tRNA (N6-isopentenyl adenosine(37)-C2)-methylthiotransferase MiaB: MNENQRLDSNQANPTDKKSAKDYSKYFETVFVPPSLKDAKKRGKEEVKYHSDFTISEEFRGMGDGRKFYIRTYGCQMNEHDTEVMAGIFMALGYEPTDKTEDADVILLNTCAIRENAENKVFGEIGHLKALKMEKPNLLIGVCGCMSQEESVVNRILKKHQHIDMIFGTHNIHRLPNILNEAYMSKEMVVEVWSKEGDVIENLPKVRRGNIKGWVNIMYGCDKFCTYCIVPYTRGKERSRRPEDIIQEVRHLAAQGYQEVTLLGQNVNAYGKDFEDIQYGLGDLMDEIRKIDIPRVRFTTSHPRDFDDRLIEVLAKGGNLMPHIHLPVQSGSTDVLKIMARKYTREQYLELVRKIKAAIPNVALTTDIIVGYPNETDEQFEETMSLYEEVGFELAYTFIYSPREGTPAAKMQDNVPMEVKKARLQRLNKLVNDLSAKALKDYEGQIVEVLVEGESKNNPEVLAGYTDKNKLVNFRAPKTSIGKIVKVKINEAKTWSLNGEIVVETDSAIPLVEVN, translated from the coding sequence TTGAACGAAAACCAACGCTTAGATTCAAACCAAGCTAATCCAACGGACAAAAAATCCGCCAAGGATTACAGCAAGTACTTTGAAACTGTTTTTGTACCCCCTTCCTTGAAGGATGCAAAGAAACGCGGCAAAGAAGAAGTAAAATATCATAGTGACTTCACCATTTCTGAGGAGTTTAGAGGAATGGGAGATGGCAGGAAGTTTTACATACGGACCTATGGCTGCCAAATGAACGAGCATGATACAGAAGTAATGGCTGGTATCTTCATGGCCCTTGGCTATGAACCGACCGACAAAACCGAAGATGCGGACGTAATCCTTCTTAACACATGCGCAATCCGCGAGAATGCGGAAAACAAGGTATTCGGTGAAATCGGCCACCTGAAGGCATTAAAGATGGAAAAGCCTAACTTGCTCATAGGTGTATGTGGCTGCATGTCCCAGGAAGAATCGGTGGTCAACAGGATTCTTAAGAAGCATCAACATATCGATATGATCTTTGGTACCCATAATATCCATCGACTTCCAAACATTCTAAACGAAGCCTATATGTCTAAAGAGATGGTAGTTGAAGTATGGTCCAAAGAAGGCGATGTCATTGAGAATCTTCCCAAAGTACGCCGAGGGAATATCAAAGGCTGGGTTAACATCATGTATGGCTGTGATAAGTTCTGTACGTATTGTATTGTTCCGTATACACGCGGTAAAGAACGCAGCCGACGCCCAGAGGATATCATTCAGGAAGTCCGCCATTTAGCAGCGCAAGGTTACCAGGAAGTAACCCTTCTAGGCCAAAACGTGAATGCGTATGGTAAAGACTTTGAAGATATCCAGTATGGGCTTGGTGATTTGATGGATGAGATCCGTAAAATCGATATTCCAAGGGTGCGTTTTACCACAAGCCATCCAAGGGATTTCGATGATCGGCTTATTGAGGTTCTTGCAAAAGGCGGAAACCTAATGCCGCATATACACCTCCCTGTTCAATCAGGATCTACAGACGTCTTGAAAATTATGGCTCGTAAATATACTCGGGAACAGTACCTGGAACTTGTCAGGAAGATTAAGGCTGCTATTCCTAATGTGGCTCTTACTACTGATATTATTGTTGGGTATCCGAATGAGACCGACGAGCAGTTCGAAGAAACAATGTCATTATATGAGGAAGTGGGCTTTGAGCTTGCTTATACCTTTATTTACTCTCCAAGGGAAGGAACTCCTGCCGCAAAAATGCAGGATAATGTACCGATGGAAGTGAAGAAGGCAAGGCTGCAGCGCCTGAACAAACTTGTAAATGATCTTTCTGCGAAAGCTTTGAAAGATTATGAGGGCCAAATTGTAGAAGTTCTTGTTGAAGGAGAAAGCAAGAACAACCCTGAGGTTCTGGCTGGTTATACAGATAAAAACAAACTTGTAAATTTCAGAGCTCCAAAAACTTCAATTGGCAAAATTGTAAAGGTAAAAATAAACGAGGCCAAAACATGGTCATTAAATGGGGAAATAGTGGTAGAAACCGATTCGGCTATACCGCTAGTTGAGGTGAACTAA
- a CDS encoding 2-oxoacid:ferredoxin oxidoreductase subunit beta → MATFKEFRNNVKPNWCPGCGDFSVQAAIQRAAANVGLEPEQLAVVSGIGCSGRISGYINSYGFHGIHGRCLPIAQGVKMANRDLTVLASGGDGDGFAIGMGHTIHAIRRNIDITYIVMDNQIYGLTKGQTSPRSATGFKTKSTPMGSIEQAIAPMEMALTAGATFVAQSFSTDLKDLTALIEAGIKHKGFSLINVFSPCVTYNKVNTYDWFKENLTKLSDIEGYDPHNREQAMQTLMQHNGLVTGLIYQNTERSSYQELINGYSAEPLAEADLNLDQAHFDKLVAEFM, encoded by the coding sequence ATGGCAACATTTAAGGAATTCCGGAATAATGTAAAACCAAACTGGTGCCCAGGATGTGGCGACTTCTCTGTTCAGGCTGCAATTCAACGCGCAGCTGCAAATGTTGGCCTTGAGCCTGAACAACTTGCTGTAGTTTCCGGTATTGGCTGCTCGGGCCGAATTTCCGGATATATAAATTCCTATGGTTTCCATGGAATCCATGGGCGTTGTCTACCTATCGCCCAGGGAGTAAAGATGGCTAACCGTGATCTGACAGTATTGGCTTCAGGTGGTGATGGCGACGGGTTTGCGATTGGGATGGGACATACAATCCATGCTATCCGCCGTAACATCGACATTACCTACATTGTCATGGACAACCAAATCTATGGTTTGACTAAAGGGCAAACTTCACCAAGGTCGGCTACAGGTTTCAAAACGAAATCAACTCCAATGGGTTCGATTGAACAAGCAATTGCTCCAATGGAAATGGCTTTGACTGCAGGCGCGACTTTTGTTGCCCAAAGCTTCTCGACTGACCTGAAGGATTTGACCGCTCTAATCGAAGCAGGCATTAAGCATAAAGGTTTTTCATTAATCAATGTTTTCAGTCCATGTGTAACATATAACAAAGTCAACACATATGACTGGTTCAAAGAAAATCTGACCAAACTTAGTGATATTGAAGGTTACGACCCGCACAACCGCGAACAGGCGATGCAGACACTTATGCAGCATAACGGACTCGTAACAGGCCTCATCTATCAAAACACTGAGCGCTCTTCTTATCAGGAGCTGATCAATGGCTATTCTGCTGAACCACTAGCTGAGGCGGACCTTAACCTTGATCAAGCGCATTTCGATAAGTTAGTCGCCGAGTTTATGTAA
- a CDS encoding 2-oxoacid:acceptor oxidoreductase subunit alpha, with protein sequence MINQLSWKVGGQQGEGIESTGEIFSIALNRLGYYLYGYRHFSSRIKGGHTNNKIRVSTTQIRSISDDLDILVAFDQETIDLNYKELHSNGVIIADAKFKPVKPEDTQAVMYSVPFTEIATELGTSLMKNMVAIGATTAVLDLDITVFEEVVREIFGRKGDQVVAKNMQAIQAGHDFITEQLEGIRTMQLEKADGKKRMFMIGNDAIALGAVAGGCRFMAAYPITPASEIMEYLIKKLPALGGTVIQTEDEIAAATMAIGANYAGVRAITASAGPGLSLKMEAIGLAGITETPIVIVDTQRGGPSTGLPTKQEQSDLMQMIYGTHGEIPKIVFAPSTVEEAFYDTAEAFNLAEEYQCPVIVLSDLQLSLGKQTVEPLDFGKVEIRRGKLVSEDLPEIENKGYFKRYEVTEDGVSPRVIPGVKNGIHHVTGVEHDETGKPSESAANRIAQMDKRFRKVSKVRFNTPIYVNAPHEEADLLIVGFNSTRGAIEEAMGRLSAEGQKVNHAHVRLIHPFPVDEILPLVRSAKRVMVVENNATGQLANIMKMNVGHAEKMFKLLKYDGNPFLPNEIYTKSKELF encoded by the coding sequence ATGATTAATCAACTTTCCTGGAAAGTTGGAGGACAGCAAGGGGAAGGTATTGAAAGTACGGGAGAGATTTTTTCAATCGCATTAAACAGGCTTGGTTACTACTTGTATGGCTACCGTCACTTTTCATCAAGGATTAAAGGCGGCCATACAAACAACAAAATCAGAGTAAGTACTACCCAAATCAGATCCATCTCCGATGATCTTGATATATTGGTAGCTTTTGATCAGGAAACAATCGACTTAAACTACAAAGAGTTACATAGCAATGGCGTAATCATTGCTGATGCAAAGTTTAAACCTGTGAAGCCTGAGGATACACAGGCAGTCATGTACTCGGTTCCGTTTACTGAAATCGCTACTGAACTTGGCACCTCTCTAATGAAGAACATGGTTGCAATAGGTGCAACAACTGCAGTCCTTGATCTGGACATTACAGTCTTTGAAGAAGTAGTTCGTGAGATTTTTGGCCGTAAAGGCGATCAGGTAGTAGCGAAGAACATGCAAGCGATTCAGGCTGGCCATGATTTCATTACTGAACAGCTTGAAGGAATTCGTACAATGCAGCTTGAAAAAGCAGATGGCAAAAAGAGAATGTTCATGATCGGCAACGATGCAATCGCATTAGGTGCTGTAGCCGGAGGATGCCGCTTTATGGCAGCCTATCCTATTACACCTGCCTCTGAGATTATGGAATACCTAATCAAGAAACTGCCTGCTTTGGGCGGCACCGTCATCCAGACGGAAGATGAAATAGCAGCTGCCACGATGGCAATTGGAGCCAACTATGCAGGTGTCCGGGCAATTACTGCTTCCGCTGGCCCTGGCCTATCATTAAAGATGGAAGCAATCGGGCTTGCCGGGATTACAGAAACTCCAATAGTTATTGTTGACACCCAGCGTGGGGGACCTTCCACAGGCCTTCCCACTAAACAAGAACAGTCAGACTTGATGCAAATGATTTATGGAACTCATGGAGAAATTCCAAAAATCGTATTTGCCCCAAGTACTGTAGAAGAAGCTTTTTATGATACTGCAGAAGCTTTCAACCTTGCAGAAGAATATCAATGCCCGGTTATCGTTCTTTCCGACCTTCAGCTTTCACTCGGAAAACAGACTGTTGAGCCACTCGATTTCGGCAAGGTAGAAATCCGCCGGGGCAAACTAGTTTCGGAAGACCTTCCTGAAATTGAAAATAAAGGCTATTTTAAGCGCTATGAAGTAACAGAAGATGGAGTATCACCACGTGTCATTCCAGGCGTGAAAAATGGTATCCACCATGTAACAGGTGTTGAACATGATGAAACTGGCAAACCTTCTGAATCAGCAGCTAACAGGATTGCTCAAATGGATAAGCGTTTCCGAAAGGTTTCTAAAGTTCGCTTCAATACACCTATATATGTCAACGCGCCACATGAAGAAGCAGATTTGTTAATTGTAGGTTTCAACTCAACAAGAGGAGCCATTGAAGAAGCAATGGGCCGCTTGTCAGCTGAAGGCCAAAAAGTAAACCATGCACATGTTCGCCTAATCCATCCGTTCCCAGTAGATGAAATCCTTCCGCTTGTCCGTTCGGCGAAAAGAGTTATGGTTGTTGAGAACAATGCGACTGGCCAGCTAGCAAACATTATGAAGATGAACGTAGGGCATGCCGAAAAGATGTTCAAGCTGTTAAAGTATGATGGAAACCCGTTCCTTCCTAATGAAATCTACACAAAAAGCAAGGAGTTGTTCTAA
- a CDS encoding dipeptidase, protein MAVFDAHCDVLLKMYEDPSIQFKDSEKLQANLDGMKEAGIKLQVFAIFVPPELRGEKAFEAAKDMARIFHEKVIDNSMVVHVKDLAALNSLKENQMGAMLSLEGCDSIGKDLNKLKILLDMGVSSVGLTWNWANAVADGAMESRGRGLTPFGREVVGLLNQTNTWCDVSHLSERGFWDVMELADFPMASHSNAFTKCPHPRNLKDDQIRAIIREDTVMGLTFVPYFLSKAGKATITDVLRHLDHICSLGGEDHIGFGSDFDGIDKTVEGLSTAFEYENLINELQKHYSEIQVWKFLYKNMETRLPK, encoded by the coding sequence ATGGCAGTATTTGATGCCCATTGTGATGTGCTTTTAAAAATGTATGAGGATCCTTCAATTCAATTTAAGGATTCTGAAAAGCTTCAGGCCAATTTAGATGGAATGAAAGAGGCGGGTATTAAGCTTCAGGTTTTCGCTATTTTTGTACCGCCGGAACTAAGAGGAGAAAAGGCGTTTGAGGCAGCAAAGGACATGGCTCGGATATTTCACGAGAAAGTTATTGATAATTCGATGGTTGTTCATGTAAAAGACCTAGCGGCCCTAAATTCTTTAAAGGAAAATCAGATGGGGGCAATGCTCTCGCTTGAAGGCTGCGATTCAATTGGAAAGGATCTCAATAAATTAAAGATATTACTGGATATGGGGGTTTCTTCAGTAGGGCTAACATGGAACTGGGCCAATGCCGTTGCTGATGGAGCCATGGAATCCCGTGGTAGAGGACTTACTCCGTTCGGGCGTGAAGTTGTCGGGCTCTTGAATCAAACCAACACATGGTGCGATGTATCACATCTATCTGAGAGAGGATTTTGGGATGTTATGGAGCTTGCAGATTTTCCAATGGCATCTCATTCAAACGCATTTACAAAATGCCCTCATCCACGGAATCTAAAAGATGACCAAATTAGAGCGATCATTAGAGAAGATACAGTAATGGGGCTTACGTTTGTTCCTTATTTTCTTAGTAAAGCAGGTAAGGCAACGATTACCGATGTACTTCGCCACCTTGATCACATTTGTTCTCTTGGAGGGGAAGACCATATTGGGTTTGGCTCGGATTTTGATGGGATTGATAAGACCGTAGAAGGGCTTTCCACAGCATTTGAATACGAAAATTTAATTAATGAACTACAAAAACACTATTCTGAAATACAAGTTTGGAAATTTTTATATAAAAACATGGAAACGAGGCTGCCGAAATAA
- the spoVS gene encoding stage V sporulation protein SpoVS, with protein sequence MEILKVSAKSNPNSVAGALAGVLRERGMAEIQAIGAGALNQAVKAVAIARGFVAPSGVDLICIPAFTDILIDGEERTAIKLIVEPR encoded by the coding sequence ATGGAAATATTAAAAGTTTCAGCAAAATCTAATCCTAATTCTGTAGCTGGTGCGCTTGCCGGGGTTCTGCGCGAAAGAGGAATGGCGGAAATCCAGGCAATTGGTGCAGGCGCATTAAACCAGGCGGTAAAAGCAGTAGCGATCGCACGAGGATTTGTAGCACCTAGCGGTGTCGATTTGATTTGCATCCCTGCATTTACCGATATACTGATTGACGGTGAAGAACGGACTGCCATAAAATTGATTGTAGAGCCAAGGTAA